The proteins below come from a single Beutenbergia cavernae DSM 12333 genomic window:
- a CDS encoding right-handed parallel beta-helix repeat-containing protein: MARLPHLSTSLRALSVGVVAGFALAAVGFQVAAYADDGGLFAPAETTRVLPGTDVAAASSVGIDLGEVPEGASEAWLQVTARPSDGAGELRLCGDGATCADPAVVATSPDRTAADLVRVPVGDDLTLSATSATRVYADLVGFTVGPGADDGASFVSQVPTRAAEGLELGERSSAVVPLEGVPAGSVAAAVTLTVSDAAAPTYVALCAAGGEDSTCSRTSAISVDDAEERTVSTIVPVDSSGEVLVYNNGGAARVDLDVTGWFVPGTDGATYVPSSARAQGTATVWAPRTFDLDVPEGTTAALAQVTLSGAWRPAQLAACPGDAIQGACADSRVASTHATPGRGATTTAVLPVDDQGRVTVQAHDASVRVRIDVLAVFAGGPVTPAPEPTPTPEPTPTPKPTPTPEPSPEPTPAPEPTPTPEPSPEPTPEPTPEPTPEPTPEPTPTPSPEPPAGGQPGPSNTGVPAGTQLQVHQGDLTVTQPGTVIDGLDVRGIVRVRAADVTIRNSIVRGNGAITFSTGLVHNYSTGLEIIDTEIAADVRTSSVNGVMGSNMTLTRVDIHNVVDQVHVYGAGNVVVRDSWLHDNFHDEDDPNWGGGPSHDDNVQIVSGRGIRVTGNTLEGAYNAGVQVTQDGGRVSDVVVSGNWASDGGCTINLAESGVGALTGISVTDNVFGTGQRVPGCAIVRPASSPVTLDGNTWAASGEEVVAKRG; encoded by the coding sequence ATGGCACGTCTCCCGCACCTGTCCACCAGCCTCCGGGCGCTGTCCGTCGGCGTCGTCGCCGGGTTCGCGCTCGCCGCAGTGGGCTTCCAGGTCGCCGCGTACGCGGACGACGGCGGGCTGTTCGCGCCGGCCGAGACGACGCGTGTGCTGCCCGGGACTGACGTCGCAGCGGCGTCCTCGGTCGGGATCGACCTCGGGGAGGTCCCCGAGGGCGCGAGCGAGGCGTGGCTCCAGGTCACGGCACGGCCCTCGGACGGCGCCGGCGAGCTCCGGCTGTGCGGCGACGGTGCGACGTGCGCCGACCCAGCGGTCGTGGCCACGTCGCCCGACCGGACGGCGGCGGACCTCGTCCGTGTCCCGGTCGGTGACGACCTGACGCTCTCGGCGACGTCCGCGACGCGGGTGTACGCCGATCTGGTCGGCTTCACCGTGGGCCCGGGCGCGGACGACGGCGCGAGCTTCGTCTCCCAGGTGCCGACGAGGGCCGCCGAGGGCCTGGAGCTCGGGGAACGGTCCTCGGCGGTCGTGCCGCTGGAGGGCGTGCCGGCAGGGAGCGTCGCCGCAGCCGTGACGCTCACCGTCTCCGACGCGGCCGCTCCCACCTACGTGGCGCTGTGCGCCGCCGGCGGCGAGGACTCGACGTGCTCGCGGACGTCGGCGATCAGCGTGGACGACGCCGAGGAGCGGACGGTCTCGACGATCGTGCCCGTCGACTCCTCGGGCGAGGTCCTCGTGTACAACAACGGCGGCGCGGCGCGCGTCGACCTCGACGTCACCGGCTGGTTCGTCCCCGGGACGGACGGCGCGACGTACGTCCCGAGCAGTGCGCGCGCGCAGGGGACGGCCACCGTGTGGGCCCCGCGGACGTTCGACCTCGACGTCCCCGAGGGCACCACCGCCGCCCTGGCGCAGGTCACCCTGTCCGGCGCCTGGCGTCCCGCCCAGCTCGCCGCCTGCCCGGGCGACGCCATCCAGGGAGCGTGCGCGGACAGCCGCGTCGCGTCGACGCACGCGACACCGGGCCGCGGGGCGACGACGACAGCCGTGCTGCCCGTGGACGACCAGGGGCGCGTCACGGTCCAGGCGCACGACGCGAGCGTCCGGGTGCGGATCGACGTGCTCGCCGTCTTCGCCGGAGGTCCCGTGACCCCAGCGCCCGAGCCGACCCCGACACCCGAGCCGACCCCGACGCCGAAGCCGACCCCGACGCCGGAACCCAGCCCGGAGCCCACGCCGGCCCCGGAGCCGACTCCGACACCGGAACCGAGCCCGGAGCCCACCCCCGAGCCCACGCCGGAGCCGACCCCGGAGCCCACGCCGGAGCCGACGCCCACGCCGTCGCCGGAGCCGCCGGCCGGCGGGCAGCCCGGTCCGTCGAACACGGGCGTCCCTGCCGGTACCCAGCTCCAGGTCCACCAGGGTGACCTCACGGTCACGCAGCCCGGCACCGTCATCGACGGGCTGGACGTCCGGGGGATCGTGCGGGTCAGGGCAGCCGACGTCACGATCCGGAACTCGATCGTGCGCGGCAACGGTGCGATCACGTTCTCGACGGGCCTCGTGCACAACTACTCGACGGGCCTGGAGATCATCGACACCGAGATCGCGGCAGACGTGCGCACGTCGTCGGTGAACGGCGTGATGGGGTCGAACATGACACTGACGCGCGTCGACATCCACAACGTCGTCGACCAGGTCCACGTGTACGGCGCCGGGAACGTCGTGGTCCGCGACTCGTGGCTGCACGACAACTTCCACGACGAGGACGACCCGAACTGGGGCGGCGGGCCGAGCCACGACGACAACGTCCAGATCGTCTCCGGTCGCGGGATCCGCGTGACCGGGAACACGCTCGAGGGCGCGTACAACGCCGGCGTGCAGGTGACGCAGGACGGCGGGCGGGTCTCCGACGTCGTCGTGAGCGGCAACTGGGCGAGCGACGGCGGCTGCACGATCAACCTCGCCGAGAGCGGCGTGGGGGCGCTGACCGGGATCTCGGTCACCGACAACGTGTTCGGTACCGGCCAGCGCGTGCCCGGCTGCGCGATCGTGCGTCCCGCGAGCTCCCCGGTGACGCTCGACGGCAACACGTGGGCCGCGAGCGGCGAGGAGGTCGTGGCGAAGCGCGGCTGA
- a CDS encoding glycosyltransferase family 2 protein, producing the protein MGELDVRDTRASVAIAILTFRRPDALAPLVEAVRAQTSGLRHPARVVVVDNDPGASARAVVARLGGPDLTYVHEPRPGIAAARNAALDAAAADRVLVFIDDDELPEPRWLARLLEAWRDWPCDAVSAPTVKVLPDDAEGWVVASRFFARAHRATGVRVEGAAAGNLLLDLDAVRSRGVRFDERFGLTGGEDSLFSRQLTARGGVIRWRDDAVTSEPVVPERATRSWVLRRERRTGSTWSRVHLVLAAGAGARVRVGARLAMTAAVLVVRGVARVLLGALTRDLGRRAHGQRELARAAGVLTGLVGGHVEEYARAEPVALAVRA; encoded by the coding sequence ATGGGTGAGCTCGACGTGCGCGACACTCGCGCGAGCGTGGCGATCGCGATCCTCACGTTCCGTCGACCCGACGCGCTGGCCCCTCTGGTCGAGGCGGTGCGGGCGCAGACCTCCGGGCTGAGGCACCCGGCCCGGGTCGTCGTCGTCGACAACGACCCGGGTGCCTCCGCCCGCGCCGTCGTCGCCCGCCTAGGCGGGCCGGACCTGACCTACGTCCACGAGCCCCGGCCCGGCATCGCCGCGGCGCGCAACGCCGCGCTCGACGCGGCCGCCGCCGACCGGGTCCTCGTGTTCATCGACGACGACGAGCTGCCCGAGCCGCGCTGGCTGGCGCGGCTGCTCGAGGCGTGGCGGGACTGGCCGTGCGACGCGGTGAGCGCGCCGACGGTCAAGGTGCTCCCCGACGACGCCGAGGGCTGGGTGGTGGCGTCGCGGTTCTTCGCGCGGGCCCACCGGGCGACGGGCGTGCGGGTGGAGGGCGCGGCGGCGGGCAACCTGCTGCTTGACCTCGACGCCGTGCGCTCCCGCGGCGTGCGCTTCGACGAGCGGTTCGGGCTCACCGGCGGCGAGGACAGCCTCTTCTCGCGGCAGCTCACCGCGCGCGGCGGGGTCATCCGATGGCGCGACGACGCCGTGACCAGCGAGCCGGTGGTGCCCGAGCGCGCCACGCGCTCGTGGGTGCTGCGCCGGGAGCGGCGGACGGGCAGCACGTGGAGCCGGGTGCACCTCGTGCTCGCCGCCGGGGCCGGGGCGCGTGTGCGAGTCGGCGCGCGCCTGGCCATGACGGCGGCAGTCCTGGTGGTGCGGGGTGTGGCCCGCGTGCTGCTCGGCGCTCTCACGCGGGACCTCGGCAGGCGCGCTCACGGGCAGCGCGAGCTCGCGCGTGCCGCGGGTGTGCTGACCGGGCTGGTCGGCGGGCACGTCGAGGAGTACGCGCGGGCCGAGCCGGTCGCGCTCGCGGTCAGGGCCTGA
- a CDS encoding lipopolysaccharide biosynthesis protein, whose protein sequence is MTHATRARTDDGRGAGPPGGSLRTRAARGALVTLAAQALRIVLQLAGVVLLARLLLPSDYGLVAMVMALIGVAEIFRDLGLSSAAVQAEHLSRAQRDNLFWVNTAAGGVLALLVVAVAPLIARWYAEPELVDLARALAPVFLLNGLATQFRADLTRRMRFSRIATADVLAPCLALGAAIAVAAAGGGYWALVTQQLTTAVVLLVVLAVSARWWPRWYTRDAPMRELLSYGWHLAGSQLIGYVARNIDSVTIGTRFGATPLGLYNRAFQLLMTPLAQLRNPTVTVALPVLSRIRESRSETDAFVRRGQLALGLTLVAGLGVVAGAAAPLTAIMLGPAWEAAEPYLRLLAAAGAFQTLAYVGYWVYLAHGLTKELLRYSIVSAALTVTCVLVGSIGGPVGVAWGFLAATALEWPISFWWLSRKANVSVRPLVIGALRIVALAAVLGVAAWAACTLVGPSAPWVQLAAAVGAAGVVYVVALALPSYRRDVRDVVAVVRAGLAARQSRAPEPVGASDG, encoded by the coding sequence ATGACGCACGCCACGCGGGCGCGCACGGACGACGGCCGGGGAGCCGGCCCGCCCGGCGGGTCGCTGCGCACGCGTGCGGCCCGTGGGGCGCTCGTGACGCTCGCGGCACAGGCCCTGCGCATCGTCCTGCAGCTGGCCGGCGTCGTCCTGCTCGCACGGCTCCTGCTCCCGTCCGACTACGGACTCGTGGCGATGGTGATGGCGCTCATCGGCGTCGCCGAGATCTTCCGCGACCTCGGCCTGTCGTCGGCGGCCGTGCAGGCCGAGCACCTCAGCCGGGCGCAGCGCGACAACCTGTTCTGGGTCAACACCGCCGCGGGTGGTGTGCTGGCCCTCCTCGTGGTCGCCGTCGCCCCGCTCATCGCGCGGTGGTACGCGGAGCCCGAGCTGGTGGACCTGGCGAGAGCGCTCGCGCCCGTCTTCCTCCTGAACGGGCTCGCCACGCAGTTCCGGGCCGACCTCACCCGGCGGATGCGGTTCTCGCGGATCGCGACGGCCGACGTCCTGGCCCCGTGCCTCGCGCTCGGCGCCGCCATCGCCGTCGCCGCGGCGGGCGGCGGCTACTGGGCGCTCGTCACCCAGCAGCTGACGACGGCGGTCGTGCTGCTCGTGGTGCTCGCCGTCTCCGCGCGGTGGTGGCCGCGCTGGTACACGCGGGACGCCCCGATGCGCGAGCTGCTGTCGTACGGCTGGCACCTCGCCGGTTCGCAGCTCATCGGGTACGTCGCCCGGAACATCGACTCCGTGACGATCGGGACGCGGTTCGGCGCCACCCCGCTCGGCTTGTACAACCGCGCGTTCCAGCTGCTCATGACGCCGCTCGCGCAGCTGCGCAACCCGACGGTGACCGTGGCGTTGCCCGTGCTCTCGCGCATCCGGGAGTCCCGGTCCGAGACGGACGCGTTCGTCCGCCGGGGGCAGCTCGCGCTCGGCCTCACGCTCGTGGCGGGCCTCGGCGTCGTCGCCGGGGCGGCGGCGCCGCTGACCGCCATCATGCTCGGACCGGCGTGGGAGGCCGCCGAGCCGTACCTGCGGCTGCTCGCCGCGGCGGGGGCCTTCCAGACGCTGGCCTACGTCGGGTACTGGGTGTACCTGGCGCACGGACTCACCAAGGAGCTGCTGCGGTACTCGATCGTGAGCGCGGCGCTGACGGTGACGTGCGTGCTCGTCGGGAGCATCGGCGGTCCGGTGGGTGTGGCCTGGGGCTTCCTGGCGGCGACGGCGCTCGAGTGGCCGATCTCGTTCTGGTGGCTCTCGCGCAAGGCGAACGTGTCCGTGCGGCCGCTCGTGATCGGCGCCCTGCGCATCGTCGCGCTCGCGGCGGTGCTCGGCGTGGCCGCGTGGGCGGCGTGCACGCTCGTCGGGCCGTCGGCGCCGTGGGTCCAGCTCGCGGCAGCGGTCGGAGCGGCGGGTGTCGTGTACGTCGTGGCGCTCGCGCTGCCGTCCTACCGGCGGGACGTGCGCGACGTCGTGGCCGTCGTGCGCGCGGGCCTGGCGGCCCGGCAGAGCCGTGCGCCGGAACCGGTGGGAGCGAGCGATGGGTGA
- a CDS encoding glycosyltransferase family 4 protein, translating to MRPRGPAEADVPPAARRVVVAHPSPDVYGSDRQLLETVGALVDAAWDVDVYLPHAGPLCRLLVQRGARVRVHAFPVLRKALLRPAALVRHLRETASAALALRRHLRSDPPALVLVNTITIPVWLAGARLARVPALVHVHEAEDSGNRLMRVALAAPNVLARAVIANSRAAAAALGVVPGLGARTEVIHNGVPGPPDGAAPARDRDTGDPLELVVVGRLSPRKGIDVALEAAALLRARGVDARLRVCGSVFPGYEWYEDELRARAARDDLAGAVALAGYVHPTWPALADADVVLVPSRVEPFGNTAVEAMHARRPVVASGVQGLREVVTDGVTGLLVEPDDAVSLADAVELLAQDPPLAHRLARAAADDAARRFSVATYADRVVDAVRRAASR from the coding sequence ATGCGCCCCCGCGGTCCCGCCGAGGCCGACGTGCCACCGGCAGCCCGCCGCGTCGTCGTCGCCCACCCGTCACCCGACGTGTACGGGTCCGACCGTCAGCTGCTGGAGACCGTCGGCGCGCTGGTGGACGCCGCCTGGGACGTCGACGTGTACCTGCCGCACGCGGGACCCCTGTGCCGGCTCCTGGTGCAGCGCGGCGCCCGGGTGCGCGTGCACGCGTTCCCCGTCCTGCGCAAGGCACTCCTGCGACCCGCCGCCCTGGTGCGGCACCTCCGCGAGACGGCGAGTGCCGCCCTCGCCCTGCGGCGGCACCTGCGCTCCGACCCGCCGGCGCTCGTGCTCGTCAACACGATCACGATCCCGGTGTGGCTCGCCGGGGCGCGCCTCGCCCGGGTGCCGGCCCTCGTCCACGTGCACGAGGCGGAGGACTCCGGGAACCGCCTGATGCGGGTGGCGCTGGCGGCGCCCAACGTGCTCGCCCGCGCGGTGATCGCCAACTCCCGCGCCGCGGCGGCGGCTCTCGGCGTCGTCCCGGGCCTCGGCGCGCGGACCGAGGTGATCCACAACGGCGTCCCCGGCCCTCCCGACGGAGCTGCTCCCGCCCGTGACCGCGACACCGGCGACCCGCTCGAGCTGGTCGTCGTCGGGCGCCTCTCGCCGCGCAAGGGCATCGACGTCGCGCTCGAGGCCGCCGCGCTGCTCCGGGCACGCGGCGTGGACGCCCGGCTCCGCGTGTGCGGCTCCGTGTTCCCCGGCTACGAGTGGTACGAGGACGAGCTCCGTGCGCGGGCCGCGCGCGACGACCTCGCGGGGGCCGTCGCGCTCGCCGGGTACGTCCACCCGACGTGGCCGGCCCTCGCGGACGCCGACGTCGTGCTCGTCCCGTCCCGCGTGGAGCCATTCGGGAACACAGCAGTCGAGGCCATGCACGCGCGCCGACCGGTCGTAGCCTCCGGCGTGCAGGGGCTGCGCGAGGTGGTGACCGACGGCGTCACCGGGCTGCTGGTGGAGCCGGACGACGCGGTGTCCCTCGCTGATGCCGTGGAGCTGCTCGCCCAGGACCCCCCGCTCGCGCACCGGCTCGCGCGCGCGGCCGCCGACGACGCCGCGCGTCGCTTCTCGGTGGCGACCTACGCGGACCGCGTCGTCGACGCCGTGCGGCGGGCAGCGTCCCGCTGA
- a CDS encoding glycosyltransferase: MTEQDRARGAAPEVTIVVPTFNEAPNVALLVQRVTAAVRGIDAEVVFVDDSTDATPDVVRAVAATSSIPVRLIHRDAPVGGLGGAVVEGIASSGARWCVVMDGDLQHPPELVPELVERAREGGADVVVASRYVGDGSSEGLSNVVRQAVSSVSTAVTRAMFPVRLRDCSDPMTGFFLVRREAIDLAALEPRGFKILLEILARHRLAVAEVPFVFGERHAGESKASLAQGTRFLHQLAALRFGRMSRFAVIGGIGAVVNIAIVALMTWLGAGYLLAAIVAAETTIVGNFLLQERFVFADLRHEGKRGWQRFAQSFTFNNVETALRLPVMALLVETMHVAAVLATAITLLVAFVVRFTFHSRVVYRPRASTRRARLEAPAAPATSATSATSQPAAAEPARPRTVPADAR, translated from the coding sequence ATGACCGAGCAGGACCGGGCGCGCGGGGCCGCGCCGGAGGTCACGATCGTCGTGCCCACGTTCAACGAGGCGCCGAACGTCGCGCTCCTCGTGCAGCGGGTGACAGCGGCGGTGCGCGGCATCGACGCCGAGGTCGTGTTCGTGGACGACTCGACCGACGCCACGCCCGACGTCGTCCGCGCCGTGGCGGCGACGTCGTCGATCCCCGTCCGGCTCATCCACCGGGACGCGCCCGTGGGCGGGCTCGGGGGCGCCGTCGTGGAGGGCATCGCCTCCTCCGGGGCGCGCTGGTGCGTCGTCATGGACGGCGACCTGCAGCACCCGCCGGAGCTCGTGCCCGAGCTCGTCGAGAGGGCACGCGAGGGGGGAGCCGACGTCGTCGTCGCCTCCCGCTACGTGGGCGACGGCAGCAGCGAAGGCCTCTCGAACGTCGTCCGCCAGGCCGTCTCCTCGGTGTCGACGGCCGTGACGCGAGCCATGTTCCCGGTCCGCCTGCGGGACTGCTCCGACCCGATGACCGGCTTCTTCCTCGTCCGCCGCGAGGCGATCGACCTCGCGGCGCTGGAGCCTCGGGGATTCAAGATCCTGCTCGAGATCCTCGCCCGGCACCGGCTCGCCGTCGCGGAGGTGCCGTTCGTGTTCGGCGAGCGGCACGCGGGGGAGTCGAAGGCGTCGCTCGCCCAGGGCACCCGGTTCCTGCACCAGCTGGCGGCGCTGCGGTTCGGCCGCATGTCGCGCTTCGCCGTGATCGGCGGCATCGGGGCCGTGGTCAACATCGCGATCGTCGCGCTGATGACGTGGCTCGGCGCCGGGTACCTCCTGGCGGCGATCGTCGCGGCGGAGACGACGATCGTCGGGAACTTCCTGCTCCAGGAGCGGTTCGTCTTCGCCGACCTGCGGCACGAGGGCAAGCGCGGCTGGCAGAGGTTCGCGCAGTCGTTCACGTTCAACAACGTCGAGACGGCGCTGCGCCTGCCGGTCATGGCCCTGCTCGTGGAGACGATGCACGTGGCGGCTGTCCTCGCCACCGCCATCACGCTGCTCGTCGCGTTCGTCGTCCGGTTCACGTTCCACTCGCGGGTCGTGTACCGGCCCCGCGCCAGCACGCGGCGCGCCCGGCTCGAGGCGCCGGCCGCGCCGGCCACGTCGGCCACGTCGGCCACGTCGCAGCCGGCGGCGGCCGAGCCGGCCCGCCCGCGCACCGTCCCCGCCGACGCGCGCTGA
- a CDS encoding polysaccharide biosynthesis tyrosine autokinase, producing the protein MEPVEYLDALRKRWYVIALLAALFGAFGFYQATTSVPLYRSSSSVYVTLSAAENVGELVQGTTYTQNLIQSYALLARTPAVLDLVIDDLGLETTPRLLAGSVTADIPLNSYVIEITSVSDDAEEAAAISNSVAANLATTVARLSPQTAEGAQAVRLETVTPATPPGYPFSPNTRLTVATWFAIGAAVGLVLALARAVLDTRLRRADDIARVTDTPVLGTIPRIRRGARGPMVVSDEPLSTGAEAYRKLRTNLQFLDAGQHVKSIVVTSSMAREGKSTTALNLALALAETNERVLLIDADLRRPSVAAQTGIVDAVGLTTVLIGQATMDEVIQSFGVPNLDVLASGEAPPNPSQLIDSEAMVEVLADARARYDYVVIDAPPSLPVADPAIMARHADGALVVVNSRATTRHQLQQSLSNLAAVDAVALGVVVVGVGHSDGLGYYGPATTRRGFLPERLVRPQREPEAVGHPAGHAAGVP; encoded by the coding sequence ATGGAACCCGTCGAGTATCTCGACGCCCTGCGCAAGCGGTGGTACGTCATCGCCCTGCTCGCCGCGCTGTTCGGGGCCTTCGGCTTCTACCAGGCAACGACGAGCGTGCCGCTCTACCGGTCGAGCTCCAGCGTGTACGTGACCCTCTCCGCCGCGGAGAACGTGGGCGAGCTCGTGCAGGGCACCACGTACACCCAGAACCTCATCCAGTCCTACGCGCTGCTCGCCCGCACCCCCGCCGTCCTCGACCTCGTCATCGACGATCTCGGGCTGGAGACCACGCCCCGCCTGCTCGCGGGCTCCGTGACCGCCGACATCCCCCTGAACTCCTACGTCATCGAGATCACGTCGGTGAGCGACGACGCCGAGGAGGCCGCGGCGATCTCGAACTCCGTGGCCGCGAACCTCGCGACGACCGTCGCGCGCCTGTCCCCTCAGACCGCCGAGGGCGCACAGGCCGTCCGGCTCGAGACGGTCACCCCGGCGACGCCGCCCGGCTACCCGTTCTCGCCGAACACGCGGCTCACCGTCGCCACGTGGTTCGCGATCGGCGCGGCCGTCGGCCTCGTGCTGGCGCTCGCCCGCGCCGTGCTCGACACGCGCCTGCGCCGGGCCGACGACATCGCTCGCGTCACCGACACACCCGTGCTCGGCACGATCCCGCGGATCCGCCGCGGCGCGCGCGGACCGATGGTGGTCTCCGACGAGCCGCTCAGCACCGGCGCCGAGGCGTACCGCAAGCTGCGCACGAACCTGCAGTTCCTCGACGCCGGCCAGCACGTCAAGAGCATCGTCGTGACGTCGTCCATGGCGCGCGAGGGCAAGAGCACGACCGCCCTCAACCTCGCACTCGCGCTCGCCGAGACGAACGAGCGCGTCCTGCTCATCGACGCGGACCTCCGGCGCCCCAGCGTGGCGGCGCAGACGGGGATCGTCGACGCCGTCGGGCTCACCACCGTGCTCATCGGCCAGGCGACGATGGACGAGGTCATCCAGAGCTTCGGGGTGCCGAACCTCGACGTCCTGGCCTCCGGAGAGGCGCCGCCGAACCCCAGCCAGCTCATCGACTCGGAGGCGATGGTCGAGGTTCTCGCGGATGCGCGGGCCCGGTACGACTACGTCGTCATCGACGCCCCGCCGTCGCTCCCGGTCGCGGATCCCGCGATCATGGCGCGGCACGCCGACGGCGCACTCGTCGTCGTCAACAGCCGCGCGACCACGCGGCACCAGCTCCAGCAGAGCCTGTCGAACCTCGCGGCCGTCGACGCCGTGGCGCTCGGCGTCGTCGTGGTCGGCGTCGGGCACAGCGACGGGCTCGGCTACTACGGACCGGCGACCACGCGGCGCGGGTTTCTGCCCGAGCGCCTCGTGCGCCCCCAGCGAGAGCCGGAGGCGGTCGGGCACCCGGCCGGGCACGCGGCCGGGGTGCCGTGA
- a CDS encoding UDP-glucose dehydrogenase family protein, whose amino-acid sequence MKISVIGCGYLGAVHAAAMASLGHEVVGVDVDASRVASLAAGLPPFYEPGLPELLRSGVERGALTFSTNLREAKGAAVHFVCVGTPQRPDGPGADLTFVDAAFTALHEIVAPGDVVVGKSTVPVGTAARLAAELAEAVPGAHLVWNPEFLREGFAVGDTLSPDRVVYGVDGAAPAATEALDAVYASVLAAGTPRIVTDFATAELVKVAANSFLATKISFINAMAELCETAGGDVVALADAIGHDERIGRRFLGAGLGFGGGCLPKDIRAFVARADELGAENAVAFLREVDAINLRRRARMVEVTEEVCGGSVAGRTIGVLGAAFKPESDDVRDSPALDVAATLAARGAHVVVADPQATANAAAVRPELRYTTNALEACRDADVVLLLTEWREFRELDPDDLGAVVHGRRMVDGRNVLDPARWRGAGWTYRALGRP is encoded by the coding sequence GTGAAGATTTCCGTGATCGGCTGCGGCTACCTGGGAGCCGTGCACGCCGCGGCGATGGCGTCGCTCGGCCACGAGGTCGTCGGCGTCGACGTCGACGCGTCGCGCGTCGCGTCGCTCGCGGCAGGGCTGCCACCGTTCTACGAACCGGGGCTGCCCGAGCTGCTGAGGTCCGGCGTCGAGCGCGGCGCTCTCACGTTCAGCACCAACCTGCGGGAGGCGAAGGGCGCCGCCGTCCACTTCGTGTGCGTGGGCACCCCACAGCGCCCGGACGGACCCGGGGCCGACCTCACGTTCGTCGACGCCGCGTTCACGGCGCTCCACGAGATCGTCGCGCCCGGCGACGTCGTCGTGGGCAAGTCGACGGTGCCGGTCGGGACGGCGGCTCGGCTCGCGGCGGAGCTCGCCGAGGCCGTGCCGGGCGCGCACCTCGTCTGGAACCCCGAGTTCCTGCGCGAGGGGTTCGCCGTCGGCGACACGCTGTCCCCCGACCGCGTGGTGTACGGCGTCGACGGGGCCGCACCCGCCGCGACGGAGGCGCTCGACGCGGTGTACGCGTCGGTCCTCGCCGCCGGCACGCCGCGGATCGTCACCGACTTCGCGACGGCCGAGCTCGTCAAGGTCGCGGCCAACTCGTTCCTCGCCACGAAGATCTCGTTCATCAACGCCATGGCCGAGCTGTGCGAGACGGCGGGCGGCGACGTCGTCGCGCTCGCCGACGCCATCGGCCACGACGAGCGGATCGGCCGGCGGTTCCTCGGCGCCGGACTGGGCTTCGGCGGCGGCTGCCTGCCGAAGGACATCCGGGCGTTCGTCGCCCGGGCCGACGAGCTGGGAGCGGAGAACGCCGTGGCGTTCCTGCGCGAGGTGGACGCGATCAACCTCCGCCGGCGTGCGCGCATGGTCGAGGTGACCGAGGAGGTCTGCGGCGGGAGCGTCGCCGGGCGCACGATCGGCGTGCTCGGGGCCGCGTTCAAGCCGGAGAGCGACGACGTGCGGGACTCTCCCGCGCTCGACGTGGCGGCGACGCTGGCGGCCCGCGGGGCGCACGTCGTCGTCGCCGACCCGCAGGCGACGGCGAACGCCGCGGCGGTGCGCCCCGAGCTGAGGTACACGACCAACGCGCTCGAGGCGTGCCGGGACGCCGACGTCGTGCTCCTCCTCACGGAGTGGCGCGAGTTCCGCGAGCTCGACCCCGACGACCTGGGCGCGGTGGTGCACGGACGTCGCATGGTCGACGGGCGCAACGTCCTCGACCCGGCGCGGTGGCGGGGCGCGGGGTGGACCTACCGCGCGCTCGGGCGGCCCTGA
- a CDS encoding DUF6492 family protein, whose product MAAITYVTPVFEAEVELLALQARSLARHASSASLAEVLVLDNTARGLTSPTRDRLHEAYGPHAPAVRILRPREIAHIPGATGWRSQQVLKLAAAHLVRTPHYVTLDAKNHLVAPPDASFYVAPDGRARVPAYSFADHPLRPSLEHVLRYLELDPGRYVDHFTATTTPYVLETGLVRELMADLAERSGRTFAAEFLANDLTEYFLYAGWLIRRDGTVAAHVDASAAACPVVWPRTASSSGVADTVRRAREGDLPYFSVHRNAVPVLDGGAVAVLADYWAERGLVDDRADGEAVLARMRASHAAQARRQQVRDLPHRARTLLRRTRDRLAGRRTL is encoded by the coding sequence ATGGCAGCGATCACCTACGTCACGCCGGTGTTCGAGGCCGAGGTCGAGCTGCTCGCGCTCCAGGCGCGATCGTTGGCGCGACACGCGTCGTCGGCGTCGCTGGCCGAGGTGCTCGTGCTCGACAACACCGCCCGCGGCCTGACGTCCCCGACCCGCGATCGACTGCACGAGGCGTACGGACCCCACGCTCCCGCCGTCCGGATCCTGCGCCCGCGTGAGATCGCTCACATCCCGGGGGCGACCGGCTGGCGGTCGCAGCAGGTGCTCAAGCTCGCGGCGGCGCACCTGGTGCGCACCCCGCACTACGTGACCCTCGACGCGAAGAACCACCTCGTCGCCCCGCCGGACGCCTCCTTCTACGTCGCACCCGACGGGCGGGCGCGCGTGCCCGCGTACTCGTTCGCCGACCACCCGTTGCGCCCGTCGCTCGAGCACGTGCTGCGATACCTGGAGCTCGATCCCGGGCGGTACGTCGACCACTTCACGGCGACGACGACGCCGTACGTCCTCGAGACCGGGCTCGTCCGGGAGCTCATGGCCGACCTGGCGGAGCGTTCCGGCCGGACATTCGCCGCGGAGTTCCTGGCCAACGACCTCACCGAGTATTTCCTGTACGCGGGGTGGCTGATCCGCCGGGACGGCACCGTCGCCGCTCATGTGGACGCGAGCGCCGCCGCGTGCCCGGTCGTCTGGCCCCGGACGGCGTCGTCGTCCGGCGTCGCCGACACCGTGCGCCGCGCTCGGGAGGGGGATCTGCCGTACTTCTCCGTGCACCGCAACGCCGTCCCGGTGCTGGACGGCGGGGCCGTCGCCGTGCTGGCCGACTACTGGGCCGAGCGCGGGCTGGTCGACGACCGGGCCGACGGCGAAGCCGTCCTGGCGCGGATGCGCGCGTCGCACGCTGCGCAGGCCCGGCGCCAGCAGGTACGGGACTTGCCGCACCGCGCGCGCACGCTGCTGCGGCGCACCCGGGACCGCCTCGCCGGGCGGCGCACGCTCTGA